In Thioclava sp. GXIMD2076, one DNA window encodes the following:
- a CDS encoding urease accessory protein UreE, with protein sequence MSEKIISSTIEPAGHWDKADGQVALDYEGRFLRRKKLVTVAGEGFLVDLPEVTNLRGGEAFVLSDGRRIEVTCAEEPVLVVTGDLARLAWHIGNRHTPCQIEADRLVIRQDHVLEAMLKQLGAGVVQAVAPFAPESGAYGMGRTMGHEHGHSHDHGHSHDHDHGHGHDHDHGHSHGHHHHDHSHG encoded by the coding sequence ATGAGCGAAAAAATCATCTCTTCCACCATCGAGCCCGCAGGCCACTGGGACAAAGCCGATGGGCAGGTGGCGCTCGATTACGAGGGCCGCTTCCTGCGCCGCAAGAAACTGGTGACGGTGGCGGGCGAGGGCTTTCTGGTCGATCTGCCCGAGGTCACCAATCTGCGCGGTGGCGAGGCATTTGTCCTCTCGGATGGTCGCCGGATCGAGGTGACCTGCGCCGAGGAGCCGGTGCTGGTGGTGACCGGTGATCTGGCGCGGCTGGCATGGCATATCGGTAACCGTCACACGCCCTGCCAGATCGAGGCAGACCGTCTGGTGATCCGGCAGGATCATGTGCTCGAGGCGATGCTGAAACAACTCGGGGCGGGTGTCGTGCAGGCCGTTGCTCCCTTTGCCCCCGAAAGTGGTGCCTATGGTATGGGCCGGACGATGGGGCACGAGCATGGCCATAGCCACGACCATGGGCATTCCCATGACCACGATCACGGGCACGGCCACGACCATGACCACGGGCATAGTCATGGTCACCACCATCACGACCACAGCCACGGGTAA